The DNA region atcttttctttttccattttttatttctcgAATGAGAATATTCTTCAACCCTCACAGCTCCCTAGTCCTTTCCACCCTTCATTTCTCTACTTTTGTATTCTAAAGTGGAGGTACAAAGAGAAACATGTGGCAAACTTGAATATTTTGAGGGGGCGAGATAGGAGAGAAGAAGTTGATTCATTCATTAACAAGCCACTCCAAGGAGTGTtaacaaacaaatagaaaaacagAGACCAAACAAAGGCCTGTTTCTTTTAGCTTTTTGAGAAACTTGGCCGCTTCCCCCAGTCACTTACAAGGAGAATCTTGGTGAAAAAACAAGAGTCAAAACTTCCCGCTTCAGAGATGTCACATGTTTAGTAACCCAACCTAatagtaaaaactaaaaaaaaaaaaaaaaaaggtatacaAGAGAGGGAGAGGCATTGCACTAGGTTGAATGATACATAGGGAGAGAGAATGTGTTGGGGGTGAAAATGGGAGGGTGTTTTACTTCATGGACAATTTTCATTTCTACCAGGCCCCCCATAATAAAAGTAACGGCCCCAATCCCCATTATTGCCAGTTTGAACATCATAGCAGTTAGATTTCTCAGTGAAGGTGCCAATCCCTTTAGGGGCCTTGAGATTGTTCGAGGAGTCAACAACTTGAATATTCCTGAAGTAACTTGCTTTACCAAACCCTTCCTCGGGGAAACGACCACTGCCCATTTGAGTGGAGGTGTGCCGACCATCAGGCTCTGAGTTCACCACCTCACCTCCCCACTCAATCATGGAAGCACTGTCTGCTAGGTATGAGAACAGGAAAGAAGGCCAATAACCCAGCACATAGTCATTGCCGAATTGCATCCACCAGTGCCCCTCCTTTGGATCCTGCAGAAGTTCCAAAATAACCAAGTTAAATGGGTGCTTCAGCGAGCAACAGTGTAGATAGGGAATAGGTGCAGCAGGCCTACTGGGCAAGGCAGTATGAATATATAGCTACAGTAGAAGCCATGCCTCAAGCACTACCTTGGAAGGTGAATGGCATCTATTATTTCTGTATCGATGTCCTCTTATCAATTCAGTGAGTTGGAAAATCAATGATCAAAGCATAATGCCAAAAGATTCTCAGCACCTGCACCAAAATGATGTTCTGACACTCTGGCCTCTATTATATACATGAAAGTATATTCTAATATGGCCAAAGATGCATCTTCACATAAATTTGAACCATTCAGAGCATCTGTTACTCTAATATTATCTTTGGCTACTATATATTGAAAATCTTACTAACGACTTGGTCTTTAGATATTCAACTttgggctgaatgggaatgtgAGGGCCTTGGATTTTACCTTCCAGACAAGTATACTAATATCATATTGGGAATTGCGGAAGCCAGAAACAGGAGAGATGCTTGCACCCATTGCAATCTCACTGTTGATTTGAATGAAGCCTGAGCAAAGGAGATTGTAGCAACCCGTGGCTTGATATGCATCACTCTGTGATATTAGCGAAAGAAAAACAGCTGAGTAAAATCTATTCGCTAATAATCCATGAAAATTATAAGATTGATTGAAGGAGTGACAGGATTAGAAGCTCACAGTCCAGTAGGTGAAGAGCCTTGTGTTGTTATCACCATACAGATCTGGACTAACCTGTTTCCATTCACATTGCAAGCATTAAAATAATGGAAGATGTACGGTCTccattataaagttcaattattTCTGGCCAGTATAGATGAAGTAGGATTAAACTAGTTGGGATAATACCTGCCAACCAGCTTCAATGCTATTGAGATCTTGACCAAAGGAACCTCCCAATATCCACAGCTGAGACAAGCTGAATTCATTAGGTTGTTGAATTTTGGGTTCCCATACGTTGATGGTTGCTTTTGCACCATAGTACTTGTCCCCTTCCACATAAGCTATTGCATGCTAATCACCCCAAAGAAATTGCCACAGGAAAATGAGCATTTGAAACAAATAGAGCATGACATAATCAACAAAGTGGGTCGCTAAAGATACTTTAATATGACTTTCAATAAATATATAcggtataaaaggaataaaagtAAGAAACTTTACCTGGTGGCCACTTTCATTTATGAGATCAGGATCTGCGGACCTCGGCTGGGGGATGGCTCTGTGCTTCTTCCTGCCATATCTTTTCACAGAGCTAGCTCTTAAAACATCATCCTCCTTTGTTCTTCTAATGGGTACAGTACCCTCGGGGCATTTATCATTAACATGCCACAGCTGAGTGACaggattttttctttctttggatTCTGTAGACGCCTTGCTGTCATCAAAGACCCGCCCTTCTGGATGGTAACTCGGTCTCATCTAattaaccaaaaagaaaaccaaaacataaaatcagtaacagcaaaaaccaaaaacatgaaaaggGGATAAACTTTGAAGTAGTGACTGAAGAAGATGGACCTGAATCTTGTGGTCTTTGAGGTAAGGGTGATCAAAAGCTGGCTGATGAGACATGTGAACACAGTCAATTATATCCCCGTCTGGACTCTGTATAGCCATCAAAAATACAAGAGAGATAATGAGAAATCTTGCAGTAATACCCCGAGTTTGCCAGCCCAACAAATTACCAAGTCATGCTAGGAGTTAAGTGTATCAGTGAGGTCTTGAGTCCACATGTACATGAAACTACAAGAGAAACCACAGTGCCCACTTGCATTTATGTTTTgcttggttgctgagaaaaatGTAAAGTACcaaaagcaattaaaatttgCAGTCTTGAGTAAATTCTTGCTTCTGTTGCTTTCTTTACTGTTTCAATAACTCTCCAAAAAGGACATCATTATacggagagagaaagaaagaaagagaggaggaaaattgtataaaacatcattgctgtttcaaaacaatataattttaaaaaaaatcaagaactttGATGGCCATCACAGAACAAAAAAAGGAgatttaatgaaaaaacattacttTCTTTACCCATTTTTTAGCATTGAGAAAATGCAAGAAACCGACGGAAAATAAGTGTAGTAGCTAACCCCATAAATCCACTATTAGGCTTAACTTGAGCTAACTTCTTACACCATTTAGCAACCAGAGAGGAAAGAACACATCTTTAGAAACACATTTTCCCTCACTTTCTCAGTAACCAAACAGAGCTTCAAGGAGAGGGGAAAAGGTACCTCAATGCTTTTAACAGCTGGCTTGTTTAAGCGGTTCAAGTGTTTTTGAACCTCAAGTTTCTGTCTTGATACACTCAATCTAGCAGCGCAAGATAGTGAAATCAAACCCAATAAGCAAAAAAGCAAAACCAACACTCTGCTTCTGCTGAAATGAGCACCACCACCATATCCGCAAGAACCCATCTtcactaaaaacaaaagaaacccaGAAAGAACCAGAGCAAAATCTCCCTTGTCCTACGCCCCTTTGATGCAGGTTAAAGCATAAGCATAGCAGCAACCACTACTACACTACCAAGTAAGAGATAGAGGATGTGAAGGGAGCTTGAAAGACTCAAACTCTCTAGGTTATCTTCTTCAGCTTCTGCTTATCCTACGCCCCCCCTAGCTACCCACTTAACTTCGAAGTGGGTCTCTCCTTGTTGTGCTCTGtttccaacaaaaaagaaatccaatTAAACTCAGCCCacctctctctctaaaaaaaaaaaaaaaaaaaaaaaaactttctttctttttctctccccTAAAAAACTCTCGCCTTTCttgtcactctctctctctcctgttTTTCATTAGTAAACTCTGTCCCTTTTCCCTATCCCATTAACAAATATAGCTTTAACCCCCCTCTCTGGCTTTCCAATTTCCACCACTGGTCTCTATTGAggaataatgtatttttttagttttcttgacTTATTCCTTGTGCTTATTTTCTAATCTAAGAGCGAGGGGCAAAATAGGGATTATACAGTTTTTTTTGGGTGGCGGTGGAGAAAAGGGGACATTGAGCTTcctttgtcttttttaaaagcCTGCTTTTCGGGACACTCCCTTTTTGATTCCCATTCTGCCCCACTTTTCGTTTAAAATTGATCCCCCACTTGCGAATTTCTTCAGATATATCGAATCGATTTCTTAGCTCATGTGAAGAAGGAATAACGTTAAttctctcccttttcttttttgaaaggcCACTTTTTGAAAAGTTTAATCATTGGATTTGTAAGAGACATATATCTTCGTTTGTTGATGCACTGCGCCACGCGGTTGGTTGATGGCAGTAAAAAACAGTTTTTTCAGGGTATTTGATGTTGTAATCTCTTGGAAATTCAGGTTCTTAttgcaatttaaaataaaatgcaatctCTACTCATAACTTGCTGGAGATGGATAGAATTCAAGGGGAGTAATGATATGGCGATGGAAGACATGCCTCCATCCAATGAAGGGAGGGGGGATTGATTAGTTCGTTGAGCGGTCAATGTAGTGGGCAACGTATGGTTAGACTCCATCTTTCCTTCCCCTCTGCACTCCATGGCAGCGGGGAACCCAGTGGTTTTGCTGTGATTTTACAATCATCAATCTAATGATTTTTCATGTGGAAAACAATGgttataatatatagtttattcAATGGTATGACTTTATGGCAGGAGAAAGCAACTCCCTTACAAATGTTACCGTGGTTGTTGTTGGCGTGATTGAGTTTTGGGGAAGTAAGCACTTGATCATGGTAATCTCATGCCCCTTTTACTctccattaaaaattatttagtttttgtgtttttatatagtttttatatgctcatattaaaaatgaattttttatataataaaaaaatatattttaaaataaaaggatactTTGAAAACGAGAGTTCTCT from Populus alba chromosome 14, ASM523922v2, whole genome shotgun sequence includes:
- the LOC118059336 gene encoding protein neprosin is translated as MGSCGYGGGAHFSRSRVLVLLFCLLGLISLSCAARLSVSRQKLEVQKHLNRLNKPAVKSIESPDGDIIDCVHMSHQPAFDHPYLKDHKIQMRPSYHPEGRVFDDSKASTESKERKNPVTQLWHVNDKCPEGTVPIRRTKEDDVLRASSVKRYGRKKHRAIPQPRSADPDLINESGHQHAIAYVEGDKYYGAKATINVWEPKIQQPNEFSLSQLWILGGSFGQDLNSIEAGWQVSPDLYGDNNTRLFTYWTSDAYQATGCYNLLCSGFIQINSEIAMGASISPVSGFRNSQYDISILVWKDPKEGHWWMQFGNDYVLGYWPSFLFSYLADSASMIEWGGEVVNSEPDGRHTSTQMGSGRFPEEGFGKASYFRNIQVVDSSNNLKAPKGIGTFTEKSNCYDVQTGNNGDWGRYFYYGGPGRNENCP